The nucleotide sequence CGAAGAAAAAAATAGACGGGCTGACAGACTCCAATCACCAGGGCATTGCAGCAGCGGTGGCGGCTTACAATTATGCGGAACTAGAAGATTTGTTCAAAGCAGCTGAAGCGCGTTCGGAAGATCCTTTCTTTTTGATATTGGATGAACTGGAAGATCCGCATAACTTGGGGTCGATCATGAGAACGGCCGATGCCATCGGAGTTCATGGCATCATCATTCCGAAACGGCGTGCAGTCGGCCTGACTGCAGTTGTAGCGAAGTCTTCAACAGGCGCTATTGAACATGTGCCGGTCGTCCGGGTCAATAATCTGTCGCAAGTGGTGGATGAATTGAAAAAACGCGGCGTTTGGATTGCCGGGACGGATGCCAAAGAATCCACGGATTATCGCAATATGGACGCCGGATTGCCGCTGGCGGTCATCATTGGCAGCGAAGGAAAAGGCATGAGCCGGATTCTCCGTGATAAATGCGATTTTTTGTATCAATTGCCGATGGTTGGCCACGTGACATCGTTGAATGCTTCTGTTGCCGCCAGTCTTTTGATGTACGAAGTCTATAGGAAGCGCAATCCGCTGGGTTGAAGCCATGGACATTCTACTGGTTGATGGATATAACATCATTGGAGACTGGTCAGAACTGAAGGAATTGAAAAAAGAAAAGCTCGCCGATGCCCGAGACCGGCTCGTTGAGCAAATGGCCGAGTACCAGAGCTATAAAGGGTGGCGCGTCATCATTGTGTTTGACGCCCATCTGGTTCCTGGTATAGAAGCGAAAAACAAGCGGCACGATATCGAAGTGATTTACACGAAAGAAAGCGAAACGGCAGATGAGCGGATTGAAAAGCTGGCTACAAGCTTGAGCAACCGCCGAGACCAGATTCATGTGGCGACGTCCGATATGACGGAACAGCGTGTGATATTCGGCAAAGGGGCCTTGCGGATTTCTGCCAGGGAATTAAAAATTGAGATGGATGAAATACAACAGAATATTTCAAAAAAAGTGAAAGAAATCCAGGAGCAGCGGGCATTTTCCAAGATTTCACTTTCGGATGAAGTGACAGAAGTTTTTGAAAAATGGAGACGTGGACAGAAATGATAGGTTGACGCTCAATTTTTGCTTCCTGTATACTGTTGATATCGAGGCTCGCGCAACCGGAGGGATAGCCGTGGTAAATCATGAGCAAGTTCAAGCCCAGCGATTCACAGAAATGACAGATGAAGAACTTGTTAGTTTAGTCCACAGCGGAAACACTGAAGCCCTGGATTTTTTAATCACGAAGTTTCGGCATTTCGTCCGCATGAAGGCCCGCTCCTATTTTCTGATCGGTGCTGACAAAGAAGACATTATCCAAGAAGGCATGATCGGTTTATACAAAGCGATCCGGGATTTTAAAAGCGACAAATTGTCTTCGTTCCGGGCATTTGCTGAATTGTGCATTATCCGCCAAATCATCACCGCGATTAAAACCGCTACCCGCCAAAAGCATATTCCGCTAAATTCCTATGTTTCTCTCGACAAGCCGATTTATGACGAGGAATCGGACCGGACGCTCATGGACGTATTGACCGGAAACGGTGCTGATGATCCAGAAGAGATGATGATCAACAATGAGGAATTTCTTTATATGGAAGCGAAGATGGGAGAAGTGCTGAGCGATTTGGAACGCGAAGTCCTGGCCCTTTATTTGGATGGCCAATCGTATCAGGAAATCTCCGAGAAGCTCGAACGCCATGTGAAATCAATCGACAACGCCCTTCAGCGGGTCAAGCGAAAGCTGGAGCGGCACCTTCAATTCGATGAGACGCGCATGTCGTAAAGTGCAGTTGACAGTTGACTTTTAAGGTGATACCCTTGAAAAAGCTGGAAACTCGAATAGGGTGAGAAAAATGGCTAAAAAAATCGTCTTAAGCTGCTCGAAATGTGCATCCCGCAATTATACGGTTCCAGCAAAACCGGAACCAGGCACACGTTTGGAACTTAAAAAATTCTGTGCTCATTGCAATGGGCATACCGTGCATAAACAAACGTTATGAATTTTAAGTGAAGGCCGAACGATATAGAGTAATTTTGAATTTCGGAGGTTTTTTAAACAATGGGCAACATTGGCAGTTTCTTCAAGAATGTCGTTTCGGAAATGAGAAAAGTAAGCTGGCCTAAACGGAAAGAATTGACCCGTTATACAATCGTCGTTCTTTCAACTGTAATCTTTATGGCTCTTTTCTTTGCATTGGTTGATACAGTGATTTCAGAATTGTTCCGATGGTTCTTAGCACTTTAATGCGATCATCAAGAATAACAGATAAAAAATAGCCCGTCAGTTTTTGAGAACGGGTTTTTTCATTTGGAAAAAAAGGAGGGATGGACGCACAGTCCGCTCGAATATGGAGAAAAATTGGTATGTAGTCCATACGTATTCCGGTTACGAGAACAAAGTAAAAGCGAACTTGGAAAAACGTGTAGAGACAATGGGCATGGAAGACCTGATCTTCCGCGTTATCATTCCGGAAGAACAGGAAACAGATTTTAAAGATGGCAAAAAACGCACAGTCATGCGCAAGACCTTCCCAGGATACGTTTTGGTGGAGTTAATCATGACAGATGAGTCTTGGTATGTGGTCAGAAACACTCCAGGGGTAACCGGCTTTATCGGTTCATCAGGCGGTGGAGCAAAACCGACGCCTCTATTGGATGAAGAAGTGGAGTTCATCTTGAAACAGATGGGCATGACTTCACGCAAAGTGGAAATCAACTTTGCTATCAGCGATACCGTAGAAGTAATGGAAGGGCCATTTGCGAACTTCCAAGGGAAAGTCGAAGAAATCGACGACACCAAAGGCAAAGTCAAAGTCTCGATTGATATTTTCGGACGCGAGACGAAAATGGAGCTTGATTTCGATCAAGTACAAAAAGTATAAAAGCCACTTGCTATTCTATTGCGGAAGTGGTATTATTTCATAGGTCAGACTGTCATCAGACAATTTGTACAAGATAACTAATTCTATCAACATAGTTGACAGAGATATTGAGTGGGAGGGGAAACCCTATTACCACATCACGGACTTAAGGAGGTGTGTTTCGTGGCTAAAAAAGTGATTAAAGTTGTAAAATTGCAGATCCCTGCAGCAAAAGCTAATCCAGCGCCACCAGTTGGTCCAGCATTGGGTCAAGCAGGTGTTAACATCATGGGCTTCTGTAAAGAGTTCAACGCGCGTACGGCAGATCAAGCAGGACTGATCATTCCAGTTGAGATTTCGGTATTTGAAGACCGTTCATTTACTTTCATTACGAAAACTCCACCCGCAGCTGTACTACTTAAAGTAGCAGCCGGTATTGAATCAGGTTCAGGCGAACCGAACCGCAATAAAGTAGCGACTGTGAAACGCGACAAAGTTCGCGAAATCGCAGAAACTAAAATGCCAGATCTAAATGCTGCTTCAGTTGAAGCTGCAATGTTGATGGTTGAAGGTACTGCTCGCAGCATGGGCATTACAATCGAAGACTAATACAGTAGTTGTTTTTGGATGGGTTGCGTGAGTTCAAAGTGAACCACGCAGCCTTTAATCGTGGGAGGTTTAAAACCGTTAGACCACAACAAGGAGGACGTTTAAAATGGCTAAAACAGGCAAAAAGCTGCAAGAAGCAGCAAAATTGATCGACCGTTCAAAATTATACGAAGCTAAAGAAGCGATCGAACTTGCTAAAAAAGCAAGCACAGTGAACTTTGATGCAACAGTAGAGGTAGCTTTCCGTCTTGGAATCGATACGCGCAAGAACGACCAGCAGATCCGTGGAGCAGTAGTGCTTCCAAACGGTACTGGTAAAACTCAAAGCGTATTGGTTTTCGCAAAAGGCGACAAACTTAAAGAAGCTGAAGCTGCAGGCGCTGACTTTGTTGGCGATGCTGAATATATCCAAAAAATCCAACAAGGATGGTTTGACTTCGACGTGATCGTAGCAACTCCTGACATGATGGGTGAAGTTGGTAAACTTGGACGCGTTTTAGGGCCAAAAGGCTTAATGCCAAACCCTAAAACAGGCACAGTTACATTTGATGTAACGAAAGCTGTTCAGGAAATCAAAGCTGGTAAAGTGGAATACCGTGCAGACAAAACAGGTATCATCCATGCACCAATCGGAAAAGTTTCTTTCGATGACAGCAAACTTGCTGAAAACTTAGAAGCGATCTACGATGTAGTCCTTAAAGCGAAGCCATCTTCTGCTAAAGGAACTTACATCAAATCTCTTAACGTAACTACTACTATGGGACCTGCTGTTAAAGTGGATTCTGGCACTGTAGGAAAATAAGAGTTTGACAAACCGTTTCGCCTTTGCTACAATAGCGAAGTTGTGAAATGTATATTCGTACCGCAGACAGCAGGGGCGCCAGCCGCTTAATTTATCCCTGCCGAGGACATGATGAATTCAGATGACATCTTTATTGATGCTGATCTTATGCCTCTGTGTCTGTAAAAAGACCAGAGGCTTTTCTTATGGACGTACCGGTATGAATGAAAAATCTATAGGAGGTGCCCAAATGACCAAAGCAGTTGAAACGAAAAAAGTAGTTGTGCAAACAATCGCTGACAAATTCGGTGCTGCAGCTTCTGTTGTAGTTGTCGATTACCGTGGTTTGAACGTTGCTCAATTAACAGAACTTCGTAAACAGCTTCGTGAAGCAGGAATTGAGTTTAAAGTTTACAAAAACTCAATGACTCGCCGTGCTACAGAAATGCACGGACTAGAAGCAATCAACGAACACTTGACAGGACCAAACGCGATTGCATTTTCAAATGAAGATGTAGTAGCACCAGCGAGAATCATCAACGATTTCGCTAAAAAGAACGAAGCGCTTGAAATTAAAGCGGGTATCATCGAAGGTAATGTATCATCTGCTGAAGATGTGAAAGCATTGGCAGAACTTCCATCACGCGAAGGCCTACTTTCTATGCTACTCAGCGTACTACAAGCACCAGTCCGCAACTTCGCTGCGATTACAAAAGCAGTTGCAGACAGCAAAGAAGAACAAGGCGCTTAATAAGTTAGCCGGATAAGCAAGACAAAAAAATTACCTTTCCATAGGAGGAAACTATAATGACACAAGAACAAATCTTAGACGCAATCAAAGAAATGACAGTTCTTCAACTTAACGACCTAGTAAAAGCAATCGAAGACGAGTTCGGCGTAACTGCTGCTGCTCCAGTTGCTGCAGCTGCTGCTGGCGGTGCTGCTGAAGAAGAGCAAACTGAATTTGACGTAATCCTAGCTTCTGCTGGCGATCAAAAAATCAAAGTTATCAAAGCAGTTCGCGAAGTTACTGGCCTAGGCTTGAAAGAAGCTAAAGCACTAGTTGACGAAGCTCCTAAAGCAATCAAAGAAGGCGCTACTAAAGAAGAAGCCGAAGAAATCAAAGGCAAACTTGAAGAAGTTGGCGCTTCAGTAGAAGTTAAGTAATTTCATCAATTTGTGAATAAGAAAGAAAGCTCGTCCGTATTTTCCGGCGGGCTTTTTTCTTCTTTCTGGATCAAACAATCCGGGATGAGCTGATAAAGGTAAGGAGGGCTCCAATGTCACAGCATTATTATTCCAAAAATCCTCAAACAAAAAGCAAACCTCAAGAATGGGCATATACGTTGCGGGGCGAGAAATTCCACTTCCAGACAGACACGGGTGTATTCAGCAAAAGCGATGTCGATTTCGGATCGCGTTTATTGATTGAGACTTTTGAAGATGCGGAGCAAGACGGCCCGATTCTGGATGTCGGCTGTGGGTATGGACCGATCGGAATGGCCATCGCAAAATCATTTCCTCAAAAAGAAGTGCATATGGTAGATGTGAACGCACGGGCGGTCGAATTGGCGAAAAAAAATGCCGAAAAAAACGGCATTCAAAACGTCCGGATTTATGAAAGTGACGGCTTGGCTTCGGTCGAATCGGAAGGGTTTTCTGCCATTTTGACCAACCCCCCGATTCGGGCGGGGAAAGAAACGATTTTTCGTTTTTATGAAGAAGCACATGAAAAATTGCAGAGTGGTGGTTCGCTGTGGGTAGTTATACAGAAAAAGCAGGGAGCTCCATCAACTCAGGAGAAATTAGAGGGGCTTTTCGGGAATTGTCGCACGGTTGACAAAAAGAAAGGTTACTTTATTTTTGAGGCAAGAAAAGTTTGACTTGACAAAACGGCTATGTTATTATAATGAAATGCAAAATTTATTATTTTGAGGTCGTTTGCCCTTTTTCGGGCATGGCATAGCGACAGTATTAATCACGGGTAAACCGGAAATGGGATGAATTTAGTCTCGTTTTCTTTTTGTCTTTTCGATATCATACACTATTTTGTAGGAATCGCAAAGACCTATAATCGTTTTATTGAGGGGTGAATAAGTTGGTAGGTCAACTAGTTCAGTACGGGCAACATCGTCAACGTAGAAGTTTTTCGAGAATTAAAGAAGTGCTCGAACTTCCTAACCTGATTGAGATCCAATCAGCGTCTTATGAGTGGTTCCTCGAAGAAGGATTGCGCGAAATGTTCCGAGACATCTCACCGATTGAAGATTTCACTGGAAATCTATCGCTTGAGTTCGTTGATTACAGTCTCGCAGAACCAAAGTATCCAGTCTCTGAATCGAAAGAACGGGACGTTACTTACGCAGCGCCACTTCGCGTGAAAGTGCGTCTACACAACAAAGAAACAGACGAAGTGAAGGAACAGGACGTCTTTATGGGTGATTTCCCATTAATGACTGAAACCGGAACTTTCGTGATCAATGGCGCTGAACGCGTTATCGTTTCTCAATTAGTGCGTTCACCAAGTGTTTACTTCCACGACAAAACCGACAAGAATGGTAAAAAAGGCTTTGGAGCGACGGTTATTCCAAACCGTGGTGCTTGGCTTGAATATGAAACCGATGCAAAAGATGTCGTGTATGTCCGAATCGACCGCACACGTAAATTGCCGGTAACTGTTCTTTTGAGAGCGCTTGGTTTCGGCTCCGACCAGGAAATCATCGATTTGCTTGGCGACAACGAATACCTGCAAAATACGCTTGAAAAAGATAATACGGAAAGCACGGAAAAAGCGTTGCTTGAAATTTATGAGCGCTTGCGTCCGGGCGAACCGCCAACAGTGGAAAGCGCGAAAAGCTTGCTTTACTCACGCTTTTTCGACCCAAAACGCTATGATTTAGCAAATGTGGGCCGCTACAAAATGAACAAAAAGCTGCACATCAAAAACCGCCTTTTCAATCAGACGATTGCGGAAACATTGGTGGATCCGGAAACGGGTGAAATTTTGGTTGAAGCAGGCACAGTTATTGACCGACGTGTCTTGGACCGTTTGATTCCTTACCTGGAAAGCGGCGTTAACTTCCATACCGTTTCTCAAACAGGCGGCGTTCTTGAAGGCGATGTTACATTGCAGTCAGTGAAGATCTACGCGCCGAATGATGAAAACCAAAAAGAAATCAATGTCATCAGCAATGCTTACATCGAAGACAAGATCAAACATGTAACGCAGGCTGATATCATTTCATCTATCAGTTACTTCTTTAACCTTCTTTACGGAGTTGGAAACACAGATGACATCGATCACCTGGGTAACCGTCGTCTTCGTTCAGTTGGGGAATTGCTGCAAAACCAATTCCGCATCGGTTTGTCCCGTATGGAACGTGTTGTGCGTGAGCGGATGTCAATTAATGACACACAGGCAATCGTGCCGCAGCAATTGATCAATATCCGTCCGGTTATTGCATCTATTAAAGAATTCTTCGGTAGTTCTCAGCTTTCCCAGTTTATGGACCAAACAAACCCGTTGGGCGAATTAACACACAAACGCCGTCTATCAGCGCTTGGACCTGGTGGTTTAACGCGTGAACGTGCCGGCTTTGAAGTGCGCGACGTTCATTACTCGCATTATGGCCGTATGTGTCCGATTGAAACACCTGAGGGTCCGAACATCGGGTTGATCAACACGCTTTCCACTTTCGCGAAAGTGAACAAATTCGGTTTCATTGAAACCCCTTATCGCCGGGTTGACCCGGAAACGGGAATCGTAACACCGCAAATCGACTACTTGACAGCTGACGAAGAAGATAATTACGTAGTAGCTCAGGCCAACTCGCGCTTATCGGATGATGGGTCGTTCGTAGAAGAAGAAGTAGTGGCACGTTTCCGTGGGGAAAACACATTGATCAAACGCGACCGCATTGATTATATGGACGTTTCTCCGAAGCAAGTCGTTTCAGTGGCGACAGCGTGTATCCCGTTCCTTGAAAACGATGACTCCAACCGGGCATTGATGGGAGCGAACATGCAGCGCCAGGCGGTTCCATTGTTAAATCCGGAAGCGCCTTTTGTGGGGACTGGGATGGAGCATTTGGCCGCACGTGATTCAGGAGCAGCAGTCATTGCAAAATATGACGGCATTGTTGAATCGGTTGAAGCGAGAGAAATCAAAGTACGCCGTATTGAAGAAGTGGATGGCCGGGAAGTAAAAGGCGATCTTACATCTTATAAATTACAGAAGTTTGTCCGCTCCAACCAAGGAACGAGCTATAACCAGCGTCCGATTGTAAAAGTCGGCGACCGGGTATCACCACGTGATATTTTAGCAGATGGACCTTCGATGGAACGCGGAGAAATGGCACTTGGCCGCAACGTATTAGTAGCATTCATGACTTGGGACGGCTTCAACTATGAAGATGCGATCATCATGAGTGAGCGTTTGGTGAAAGACGATGTGTATACATCTGTCCATATTGAAGAATATGAATCAGATTCGCGCGATACGAAACTTGGGCCGGAAGAAATCACACGCGACATCCCGAATGTCGGTGAAGATGCGCTTCGCAACCTTGACGACCGCGGAATCATCCGTGTCGGCGCAGAAGTGAAAGATGGCGACATCCTTGTTGGGAAGGTCACTCCAAAAGGGGTTACCGAACTTACAGCGGAAGAACGTCTCTTGCATGCGATTTTCGGTGAAAAAGCACGTGAAGTGCGCGATACGTCTCTACGAGTGCCACACGGCGCCGGCGGAATCGTCCTTGATGTGAAAATTTTCAACCGCGAAGACGGCGATGAATTGCCACCGGGTGTAAACCAATTGGTGCGCGCATACATCGTTCAAAAACGTAAAATCCAAGTCGGGGATAAAATGGCCGGACGTCACGGGAACAAAGGTGTAATCTCACGCATCCTTCCAGAAGAAGATATGCCGTTTATGCCGGACGGAACTCCTGTTGACATCATGCTTAACCCGCTTGGCGTACCATCACGGATGAACATCGGACAAGTACTTGAGCTTCACTTAGGTATGGCATCCCGTTCACTTGGAATTCATATGGCATCTTCAGTATTTGATGGAGCCAATGAAGAAGACGTGTGGGAAACAATGGAAGAAGCAGGCATGCCGCGCGACGGAAAAACCGTTCTTTATGATGGCCGTTCAGGGGAAGCATTTGATAACCGTGTATCTGTAGGAATCATGTACATGATCAAACTTGCACACATGGTCGATGACAAATTGCACGCCCGTTCTACTGGTCCTTATTCATTAGTTACGCAACAGCCTCTTGGCGGTAAAGCGCAATTCGGTGGACAGCGTTTTGGTGAGATGGAAGTTTGGGCTCTTGAAGCATATGGAGCTGCCCATACCCTCCAAGAAATCTTAACGGTGAAGTCGGATGATGTTGTAGGACGTGTGAAAACTTATGAAGCAATTGTTAAAGGTGAGAGTGTTCCAGAGCCAAGCGTTCCGGAATCATTCAAAGTTTTGATCAAGGAACTTCAAAGTTTAGGTATGGATGTTAAAATGTTGACGATTGACGACGAAGAAATTGAATTGCGCGATTTGGATGAAGAAGAAGACCTTCAGCCTGCGGATTCATTGAATATCCTGCCAATTGCAGATACCGAAGCACCTGTTGGAACAGTTGATTGATAAAATTTTGGAAGCGGACGGTCCAAGCCTGCCGTCCGGCTTCTAATCACTTGGTCTTAAACGAGGACAAGCCGTACAGAAACTCGAGACAAAAGGGAGGTAGGCTCCTTGATAGATGTTAACAATTTTGAGTATATGAAAATCGGATTGGCGTCACCCGATAAAATCCGCTCATGGTCTTATGGAGAAGTCAAAAAGCCAGAAACAATTAACTACCGTACACTAAAGCCAGAAAAAGACGGTTTGTTCTGTGAACGTATTTTCGGTCCTACAAAAGACTGGGAATGCCATTGCGGAAAATACAAACGCGTCCGTTATAAAGGTGTAGTCTGCGATCGCTGTGGCGTTGAAGTCACACGTTCAAAAGTACGCCGTGAGCGCATGGGCCACATTGAACTTGCAGCTCCTGTATCACATATTTGGTATTTCAAAGGAATTCCGAGCCGCATGGGCCTTATCTTGGACATGTCTCCGCGTTCACTTGAAGAAGTTATTTATTTCGCTTCTTATGTAGTGATCGATCCTGCGGATACACCGCTTGAAAAGAAACAGCTTCTTTCGGAAAAAGAATACCGCGCTTATCGCGATAAGTTCGGCAAAAAATTCCAAGCTGCAATGGGTGCTGAAGCAATCAAACGACTTCTGCAGGAAATCGATCTTGAACGCGAAACAGATTCATTGAAAGAAGAATTGAAAACTGCTCAAGGACAACGCCGCACACGTGCAATCAAACGCCTTGAAGTAGTGGAATCTTTCCGTAATTCCGGAAACAATCCGGACTGGATGATTCTTGATGTTCTTCCGGTTATTCCACCGGAATTGCGCCCGATGGTTCAATTGGACGGCGGACGTTTTGCGACTTCTGACTTGAACGATTTGTATCGTCGCGTAATTAACCGGAACAACCGCTTAAAACGCTTGTTAGACCTTGGTGCACCTAGCATCATCGTTCAAAACGAAAAACGTATGCTGCAGGAAGCTGTTGATGCGTTGATCGATAACGGCCGCCGCGGCCGTCCTGTTACTGGACCGGGTAACCGTCCATTAAAATCTCTTTCTCACATGCTGAAAGGGAAACAAGGGCGTTTCCGTCAAAACCTTCTTGGTAAACGTGTTGACTATTCAGGCCGTTCCGTTATTGTTGTAGGACCGAACTTGAAAATGTACCAGTGCGGATTGCCGAAAGGAATGGCGATTGAGCTTTTCAAGCCTTTTGTCATGAAAGAACTTGTTGAACGTGGCTTAGCCCATAACATCAAGAGCGCAAAACGCAAAATCGAGCGTTTGCATTCAGAAGTTTGGGATGTACTCGAAGACGTGATCAAGGAGCATCCGGTTCTATTGAACCGTGCACCAACGCTTCACAGACTCGGTATCCAGGCGTTTGAACCAACGCTTGTGGAAGGCAAAGCAATCCGTCTTCATCCGCTTGTATGTACTGCATACAACGCCGATTTTGATGGTGACCAAATGGCCGTCCACGTACCGCTTTCTTCTGAAGCACAAGCGGAAGCTCGCCTTCTTATGCTTGCTGCCCAGAACATTTTGAACCCGAAAGACGGAAAACCGGTTGTAACTCCATCTCAGGATATGGTTTTAGGAAACTATTACTTAACACTTGAGCGCAAAGGGGCTACAGGGGAAGGTGCCACATTCTCTGGACCTGAAGAAGTATTTGTTGCTTATCAGACAGGGCATGTTCACCTTCATACAAGAATTGCAATTCTTGCTGGTTCTTTGAAGAATCCGACGTTTACAGAAGAGCAGAACAAAATGCTCCTATTGACATCTGTCGGCAAAATTATCTTCAATGAAATTCTGCCGGAGTCGTTCCCGTACATTAACGAACCGACTGATTATAATTTGCAGGTGGAAACGCCAGCGAAATATTTTGTGCCAACTACCACAGATATCCGCACATATATCGCGGAAGCTGAATTGGTAACGCCATTCAAGAAGAAAATTCTTGGTGAAATCATTGCCGAAGTGTTCAAACGTTTCCACATCACGGAAACTTCAAGAATGCTTGACCGCATGAAGAGCCTTGGATTCAAATATTCAACACAAGCGGGTATTACCGTTGGGGTTGCCGATATCGTCGTACTTCCTGATAAAGGTGAAATCCTGGTTGATGCCCAAGCGAATGTTGATAAAGTGATGAAACAATTCCGCCGCGGATTGATTACTGAAGAAGAACGTTATGCACGCGTCATCTCTTATTGGAGCAATGCAAAAGATATCATTCAGGAAAAACTGATGGCATCTCTTGATAAATTAAACCCGATTTATATGATGAGTGACTCCGGAGCCCGAGGTAACGCATCCAACTTTACTCAGCTTGCTGGTATGCGCGGACTTATGGCCAACCCGGCTGGACGCATTATCGAACTTCCAATCAAATCTTCTTTCCGTGAAGGTTTAACGGTACTTGAATACTTCATCTCTACTCACGGTGCGCGTAAAGGTCTTGCCGATACAGCACTGAAAACAGCCGATTCCGGTTACTTGACTCGCCGTTTGGTAGACGTAGCACAAGACGCTATTGTCCGCGAAAACGACTGTGGCACAGACCGCGGATTGCTGGTAGGAGCATTGATGGAAGGCACTGAAGTGATTGAAGAGCTGGATGAGCGTATTTTAGGCCGCCATGCGAAGAAAACAATCCGCCACCCTGAAACAAAAGAAGTGATTGTAGCGAAAGACGAATTGATCACGCAAGACCTGACTCGCTTGATTATGGAAGCAGGCATTAAAGAAGTGACAATCCGTTCTGCGTTTACATGTAATACGAAACACGGCGTTTGTAAGAAATGTTACGGCACGAACTTGGCAACTGGCGACGAAGTTGAAGTGGGCGAAGCAGTAGGTATTATTGCAGCTCAATCAATCGGTGAGCCGGGAACTCAGCTTACAATGCGTACATTCCATACAGGCGGGGTTGCGGGAGACGATATTACACAAGGTCTTCCACGTATCCAGGAAATTTTTGAGTCAAGAAATCCGAAAGGCCAAGCGGTTATTTCAGAAATCAACGGTACGATTACCGAAGTGGATGAAATCCGTGAAGGCCAAAAAGAAATCACGATTCAAGGGGACGTCGAAACACGCAAATACTTGGCGCCATATAATGCGCGTCTAAAAGTCCAAGTGGATGATGTTATCCGCCGCGGCGAAGTATTGACGGACGGTTCGATTGATCCGAAACAATTGCTGCAAGTAAAAGATGTTCAATCTGTTCAAGTGTACTTGCTGAAAGAAGTTCAAAAAGTATACCGTATGCAAGGGGTAGAAATCGGCGATAAGCACGTTGAAGTTATGGTTCGACAAATGTTCCGTAAAGTCCGCGTCATTGAAGCTGGAGATACTGACTTGCTGCCAGGTTCACTATTGGATATTCACCAGTTTACAGAAGCGAATGAAAAGGCTGTTCTAGAAGGCAACTTGCCAGCGACAAGCCGCCCAGTCATTCTT is from Planococcus liqunii and encodes:
- the secE gene encoding preprotein translocase subunit SecE: MGNIGSFFKNVVSEMRKVSWPKRKELTRYTIVVLSTVIFMALFFALVDTVISELFRWFLAL
- the nusG gene encoding transcription termination/antitermination protein NusG codes for the protein MEKNWYVVHTYSGYENKVKANLEKRVETMGMEDLIFRVIIPEEQETDFKDGKKRTVMRKTFPGYVLVELIMTDESWYVVRNTPGVTGFIGSSGGGAKPTPLLDEEVEFILKQMGMTSRKVEINFAISDTVEVMEGPFANFQGKVEEIDDTKGKVKVSIDIFGRETKMELDFDQVQKV
- the rpmG gene encoding 50S ribosomal protein L33 translates to MAKKIVLSCSKCASRNYTVPAKPEPGTRLELKKFCAHCNGHTVHKQTL
- the rplK gene encoding 50S ribosomal protein L11; protein product: MAKKVIKVVKLQIPAAKANPAPPVGPALGQAGVNIMGFCKEFNARTADQAGLIIPVEISVFEDRSFTFITKTPPAAVLLKVAAGIESGSGEPNRNKVATVKRDKVREIAETKMPDLNAASVEAAMLMVEGTARSMGITIED
- the sigH gene encoding RNA polymerase sporulation sigma factor SigH yields the protein MTLNFCFLYTVDIEARATGGIAVVNHEQVQAQRFTEMTDEELVSLVHSGNTEALDFLITKFRHFVRMKARSYFLIGADKEDIIQEGMIGLYKAIRDFKSDKLSSFRAFAELCIIRQIITAIKTATRQKHIPLNSYVSLDKPIYDEESDRTLMDVLTGNGADDPEEMMINNEEFLYMEAKMGEVLSDLEREVLALYLDGQSYQEISEKLERHVKSIDNALQRVKRKLERHLQFDETRMS
- the rplL gene encoding 50S ribosomal protein L7/L12, whose translation is MTQEQILDAIKEMTVLQLNDLVKAIEDEFGVTAAAPVAAAAAGGAAEEEQTEFDVILASAGDQKIKVIKAVREVTGLGLKEAKALVDEAPKAIKEGATKEEAEEIKGKLEEVGASVEVK
- a CDS encoding class I SAM-dependent methyltransferase; amino-acid sequence: MSQHYYSKNPQTKSKPQEWAYTLRGEKFHFQTDTGVFSKSDVDFGSRLLIETFEDAEQDGPILDVGCGYGPIGMAIAKSFPQKEVHMVDVNARAVELAKKNAEKNGIQNVRIYESDGLASVESEGFSAILTNPPIRAGKETIFRFYEEAHEKLQSGGSLWVVIQKKQGAPSTQEKLEGLFGNCRTVDKKKGYFIFEARKV
- the rplA gene encoding 50S ribosomal protein L1 — encoded protein: MAKTGKKLQEAAKLIDRSKLYEAKEAIELAKKASTVNFDATVEVAFRLGIDTRKNDQQIRGAVVLPNGTGKTQSVLVFAKGDKLKEAEAAGADFVGDAEYIQKIQQGWFDFDVIVATPDMMGEVGKLGRVLGPKGLMPNPKTGTVTFDVTKAVQEIKAGKVEYRADKTGIIHAPIGKVSFDDSKLAENLEAIYDVVLKAKPSSAKGTYIKSLNVTTTMGPAVKVDSGTVGK
- the rlmB gene encoding 23S rRNA (guanosine(2251)-2'-O)-methyltransferase RlmB produces the protein MSEELTPEIIGGKNPVLEALRADRDVNKIWVAEGVQKKGITELLQLAKEKGVLVQFVPKKKIDGLTDSNHQGIAAAVAAYNYAELEDLFKAAEARSEDPFFLILDELEDPHNLGSIMRTADAIGVHGIIIPKRRAVGLTAVVAKSSTGAIEHVPVVRVNNLSQVVDELKKRGVWIAGTDAKESTDYRNMDAGLPLAVIIGSEGKGMSRILRDKCDFLYQLPMVGHVTSLNASVAASLLMYEVYRKRNPLG
- a CDS encoding NYN domain-containing protein, with product MDILLVDGYNIIGDWSELKELKKEKLADARDRLVEQMAEYQSYKGWRVIIVFDAHLVPGIEAKNKRHDIEVIYTKESETADERIEKLATSLSNRRDQIHVATSDMTEQRVIFGKGALRISARELKIEMDEIQQNISKKVKEIQEQRAFSKISLSDEVTEVFEKWRRGQK
- the rplJ gene encoding 50S ribosomal protein L10, with product MTKAVETKKVVVQTIADKFGAAASVVVVDYRGLNVAQLTELRKQLREAGIEFKVYKNSMTRRATEMHGLEAINEHLTGPNAIAFSNEDVVAPARIINDFAKKNEALEIKAGIIEGNVSSAEDVKALAELPSREGLLSMLLSVLQAPVRNFAAITKAVADSKEEQGA